A region from the Papaver somniferum cultivar HN1 unplaced genomic scaffold, ASM357369v1 unplaced-scaffold_22, whole genome shotgun sequence genome encodes:
- the LOC113340618 gene encoding antimicrobial peptide 1-like has translation MASNTKKSLSVLFMAFFLMAAIASELANANSFTVYRLGGCSGESQTYSRCGCSNLLYMGGYTWSFTTSPGPSATMYNNGNCLGAGGTVFGGSNSQRCNGFQFPWKSNVGLLMFVVIAECCFVNVVDFLKKC, from the exons ATGGCATCTAATACTAAAAAATCACTGTCTGTGCTATTCATGGCTTTCTTTCTCATGGCGGCGATAGCAAGTGAATTGGCAAATGCAAATTCCTTCACAGTATATCGTTTAGGAGGTTGCAGCGGCGAATCTCAAACATATAGTAGATGTGGCTGctcaaaccttttgtatatggGTGGTTATACATGGTCTTTCACTACTAGTCCTGGCCCATCTGCTACAATGTATAACAATGGGAATTGTCTTGGTGCGGGTGGTACTGTATTTGGCGGCAGTAACTCACAGCGTTGCAACGGCTTTCAGTTTCCATGGAAGAGT AATGTTGGTTTGTTAATGTTTGTTGTTATTGCAGAATGTTGCTTTGTTAATGTAGTGGAT tttttgaagAAATGTTAG